From Ardenticatenales bacterium:
GATGGACAAGGCCATCGAAGAAAATGCCAGAAGTACACTTGCGCCGCATTCGGTTACAGATAGAGAATGAAGCGGGGCAAAAGCTGGCCTACACCATTGCCCCATGCGACCTGCTGCCTTATCTGGTAGGAACGGTAACAGAAGTAGAGAAGGCGCTCTTCTTGAAGCAGTTCGGTGTTCCCGATTGGGCGTTGACTTACGTGTTTGGGCGCAACGATAGCTATTGGTACCGTCTTACCGAGTCGTTTGGTCGATTCAGTCTAGTGGGAACGACCGTGAAAGAAGCAGAAAAGCTGCCAACTGATCTGTTAGCAGATGAAAAACATGCCAAAGCCCATGGCGGCAAATGGTACGTAGCCACGACAGTAGCCCAGGATTGCGTACTGGGGGCGGCTGTATCCCAGAGCGCCGATGCAGAAGGGTTGACCGCTGCTTACGAGGTATTCAAAGAAGAAGCACAGCAGCTAAACCCCAGTTACAAACCCGATTCGGTCAATGTAGATGGATGGGCAGCGACAAGTAAGGCATGGCAGACCCTGTTTCCAGCCATCACAATTATCCTGTGCTTTTTACATGCCTTCATCAAAATACGGGGGCGATGCAAGCGATTGGGTAACACCTACACCCAAATCAAACAGCAAGTGTGGGGTATCTACCAGGCGACAAGTCGTCCCGATTTCAAACAGGGCATTACCATGCTTCAGCAGTGGGTGATGCACAATCGAGACAAGTTAAGTGGTTATGCAATCGAGGCCATAGACAAACTATGTCAGCGAGCTGACCAATACTGTCTCGCATTTGACCATCCTACAGCCCACCGTACCAGCAATATGCTTGACCGCCACATGGGGCTTATGGCTCGCTGGCTAGCGGGTGGACGATATTTTCATGGGAATCTACAAGTGGCTGACCTGAGGACACGTGCGTGGGCGTTGTTGCACAACTTTCGCCCTTACTGTCCGCGATCAAAAGTGAGCAAGGAGTATCAGTCACCTGCTCACAAGCTGAATGGATTTGTTTATCGAGAAAACTGGCTAGAAAACCTCTTGGTTGCCTCATCTAATCAGGGGTTTAGGTGTAGCCACAAAAAACGATTGAACTAGGGACTATCATCCCTGGTCGAACGCATCGCCGCTCATCTCGGCGAAAATGCCACGCTGATTACACTGGGAGAACCCATCGATCTGGTCCATGTGCATGCCTCCGTTTCGCCAATGCTGCACTATCAATTGTGGGTAGCCATCAAACGGCAAATCAGTAAAGTCGTGGATGATCATACCGCTTTGCCTGAAGGACATTTCGGCGCGCTCGTGCATACACGCTATGAAGGTTCTCTGCGACACACGAAAACGCGACTGGCATACACGTATTGCCCGGCCTGCGACAAAACAACAAAGGATTACGGCGGCAAAAAACACACCTACAATTCCTATGGCACGTTGATTTCCGATGTCTGGCGGGACATACCCTGTGATCTGGAAGGCAACCTGGAGCCTGTGGTCATCCGTTTTGCCGATCTGTTTGGTCTGGAACCGTATCAGGACATGGTTATCCTTGATTGCCGCGACTGGTTCACGCAGGCATCCGTGCCGGAATTAAGGGATGCGGAACGAAAATCAGGCTATGCTCAGGGCTTTCTTGCGCCGGAGCCGGAACTGGCGGAAATTGCTGCCCAAAGCGAATTGGTGGTTGGCGATTGCCTGGAACATTTGCGCCTTTTGCCGGCAAACTCGGTGGATTTCGCCTTTATCGATCCTCCCTATAACCTGGGCAAAAATTACAACGATTACGCGGATGACCTGTCGATTAAGGAGTACTTTGCCTGGTGTGATGCCTGGATAACGGAGACCGCCCGGATTTTGCAACCAGGGCGTACACTGGCACTGTTGAATATCCCGCTGTGGGCGATTCGTCATTTTTTGCACATGGAGACGGTTTTAACGTTTCAATCCTGGATCGCCTGGGATGCGTTATCATTTCCGGTGCGGCGGATAATGCCGGCACACTACGCCATCCTCTGCTTTAGTAAAGGTCAATCCAGGCCCCTCCCCGGACTAACCGGCCTCGCCAATTCCCCGGAACCGTATCATACCCCCAAGACCTTTGACGCCCTACAGCCATTGGCCGATGGCTTCTGCCTGCGCGCCAAATGCGTCAAAGAGCGCGCGGTGCGAGGTATTGACGACAGGATGGAACTCACGGACCTGTGGTCAGACATTCATCGCCTCAAGCATAACAGCCGTCGCGTAGACCACCCCTGTCAACTTCCCCCAGGCCTGATGTATCGACTCATTTCACTTTTCACCCAACCGGGGGAAACCGTTCTGGATTGCTTTAATGGCGCGGGCACAACGACGCTCACCGCCCACCAACTACATCGTCGCTATATAGGCATTGAACTCTCGCGGAAGTATCACGCCCTGGCTGCCGCAAGACACGAAGAAATAGTCTCGGGTCTGGACCCGTTTCGCAAGGCAAAGCGGAAACTGACGGAGAAAAACAGCCATGTTGAACGGATGCCAAAGCGAAAATATGAGGTGCCTAAGAAGCGGTTGCAGTTGGAAGTAAGACGTGTTGCCCAAGACCTGGGGCATTTGCCCTCCCGCGACGAGATGATCCAGTTTGGCGCGTATCCCATTCGCTATTACGATGAATATTTCGTTAGTTGGGGGGAAGTGTGCGCCGCGGCTCGCCATGACGGGATGACGGAAACACGGGAAGCAAACAACAACGGAAATGGCGCAAAGCAGTTGAGTTTCTTTGACCTGGGAAGCGAAGATGCGCGGCGGCGCAAATAATGCCGGCACAATTTAACCCGAGCGGAACATATGCCAACAAACCCTTCCGGAAGCTCAATTTCCGGCCAGGAGCGCCGCACAAGATTGGCTCATTCTTGGCGAATGAACCAATCTGAAGAAAGCAAAACGGCGAGCATCGCCTTGATGCTCGCCGCCGCTGTAAAAATGGCTTATGGACGCCGCCGCTGGCGCTGACGATTACTCCACGGAAAGAACGTGCAACTTGGCGTGCGGGATTGTTTCGTAAGAACCAAAGTGCATCTTAATCGTGTACCCCTGTGTCAAATAAGGGTAATCGCCCCGATGCGCTTTGGTTTCCTTGATGGCGAACTTCACCAGATCAATGAAGCGATCTGGGTCCCCCTTTTGCAGCACCTCCGTGCTTTCTACATGCTCAAAGGGCAGGGCCATCCAATGCACCGAACCTTCGGGATGGATATTTTCAATCAGGGCAAATTGACGTTCATCGTCCCTGGCAATGAAAACGCCAGGCTCTTCGCCATTTAATATGGCGCAAAAGGGACAATACTCATTCTCTGGCATAGTGACCTCCTGGATGGCAGACGCAACTGCCGTGGCTGCTGGCGGATAAGATAAAAAAGAGCAGGGGAGACGCCGTAGGGGACGCATCAGTATAGCTTCTCCCGCCCCGCTTGCCGCAAGTGGATACGTGTGGGTGATACGACAGGCTGGTGCTGTGAAAAATATCACAGAGCCATTTTAGCATAGGCGGCGTAACGGCGTCAATGTGGACTGTCCTGTTGGCAGGGTTTTTCAGTAGTCCGGAAATCTGCTATGTGGGAGCGAATTTGAGCGAATCGCGCTTGCTTCTCACTCGTGTGGCAAATCACCGCAACTTCGGGAAAATCTGCCCTCGATACGACTACTGAAAAACCCTGGTCTAAAACCACGGCATCTGTGTTTTTCGCTTCCAA
This genomic window contains:
- a CDS encoding site-specific DNA-methyltransferase, with protein sequence MHTRYEGSLRHTKTRLAYTYCPACDKTTKDYGGKKHTYNSYGTLISDVWRDIPCDLEGNLEPVVIRFADLFGLEPYQDMVILDCRDWFTQASVPELRDAERKSGYAQGFLAPEPELAEIAAQSELVVGDCLEHLRLLPANSVDFAFIDPPYNLGKNYNDYADDLSIKEYFAWCDAWITETARILQPGRTLALLNIPLWAIRHFLHMETVLTFQSWIAWDALSFPVRRIMPAHYAILCFSKGQSRPLPGLTGLANSPEPYHTPKTFDALQPLADGFCLRAKCVKERAVRGIDDRMELTDLWSDIHRLKHNSRRVDHPCQLPPGLMYRLISLFTQPGETVLDCFNGAGTTTLTAHQLHRRYIGIELSRKYHALAAARHEEIVSGLDPFRKAKRKLTEKNSHVERMPKRKYEVPKKRLQLEVRRVAQDLGHLPSRDEMIQFGAYPIRYYDEYFVSWGEVCAAARHDGMTETREANNNGNGAKQLSFFDLGSEDARRRK